One genomic window of Manduca sexta isolate Smith_Timp_Sample1 chromosome 4, JHU_Msex_v1.0, whole genome shotgun sequence includes the following:
- the LOC115443200 gene encoding zinc finger protein Xfin, translating to MSNLKICRICLRTEAKMYKYDRFQLKIYYEEITALKVPENDDLPQYMCYECATMLHKFHKFKEKCYNGQRVLKEIQWTGNITYEAIYKIDRQNTNLESPLSVVTLSDKVKGYNIKEVDLSSVKHEIKERHTDDFDLYSDYSNDKDLLINENVEKSKERDAPYSPVAMVVDEKRESILKYEEYKKRKRSRDDDDEPNRKMKKGLDLSNWKVYSLTEEQALEEFRARAEHPKYLAARYKCSECFKGFSKKEMLERHTKKRHFEGIGDYECWFCRMRYKWKCMLRKHMLQHYYKFECLRCDLVCMQENTAVLHEEFHSGEMKQCIHCEQKFKHLSTYYTHLRTHRSDYVCTLCGSAFVSEAGLHQHKQLKHDDYEIESPDDDDEVNTFCEKCDINFETRKAYEEHVFQSAMHAEDIKESKDVLATSKKIFNKNEKAKIITSLRTILKPDLVFPSIIRKRRKKKNKRLHRKPTTCYQCGKHFDTQAAYTKHHLEAHPRTSFYSPADRHICEICGASLAPGSVAVHLNIHTRETIYTCDTCGRQFHTSVGLKRHLVTHTGEKKYVCRECDKRFTQSNSLKLHINTFHLKHPYPKRKRRQKKPELQTATEAGVTTEGESDHSLPEPEIPEPQMGIEPVPNAVPVVDNDAQYLRL from the exons ATGTCCAACCTTAAAATTTGTAGGATATGTTTACGGACAGAAGCGAAAATGTATAAATACGATAGATTTCAGcttaaaatttattacgaaGAAATTACGGCATTAAAA GTACCCGAGAATGACGATTTACCACAGTATATGTGCTACGAATGCGCCACAATGCTGCATAAGTTCcacaaatttaaagaaaaatgttacaatGGACAGAGAGTCCTCAAAGAGATCCAATGGACAGGGAAT ATCACATATGAAGCCATCTACAAAATCGACAGACAAAACACAAACCTAGAATCACCATTAAGCGTAGTAACATTGTCTGATAAAGTCAAAGGTTACAACATCAAAGAGGTGGATCTATCATCTGTCAAACATGAAATTAAAGAACGACATACAGATGATTTTGATCTCTACAGCGACTATTCTAATGATAAAGATCTATTGATCAATGAAAATGTAGAAAAAAGTAAAGAGCGAGATGCCCCATACAGTCCGGTAGCAATGGTTGTGGATGAAAAGAGAGAAAGTATTCTAAAATACGAGGAATATAAGAAACGGAAACGTAGTAGAGATGATGACGACGAACCTAATAGGAAAATGAAGAAGGGTTTGGATCTGAGTAATTGGAAGGTGTATTCGTTAACGGAGGAGCAAGCGTTGGAGGAGTTTAGGGCGAGAGCTGAACATCCAAAGTATTTGGCAGCGAGGTACAAGTGCTCGGAATGCTTTAAGGGATTCTCGAAGAAAGAGATGTTGGAGAGACACACAAAGAAGAGACATTTTGAG GGTATAGGTGACTACGAGTGTTGGTTCTGCCGCATGCGATACAAATGGAAGTGTATGCTGCGCAAGCACATGCTTCAACACTACTACAAGTTCGAGTGTTTGCGGTGCGACCTCGTCTGTATGCAAGA GAACACAGCAGTCCTACACGAAGAATTTCATAGCGGCGAGATGAAGCAGTGTATCCACTGCGAACAGAAATTCAA ACATTTGTCAACATACTACACACACCTGCGCACGCACAGGAGCGACTACGTGTGCACGTTGTGCGGCAGTGCGTTCGTCAGCGAGGCGGGGCTGCACCAGCACAAACAACTCAAGCATGATGATTATGAAATA GAAAGTCCGGACGATGATGACGAAGTGAACACGTTCTGCGAAAAGTGCGATATTAACTTCGAGACGCGGAAGGCTTACGAGGAACACGTGTTCCAGTCAGCCATGCATGCTGAGGATAT AAAGGAATCTAAGGATGTGCTCGCTACTTCAAAgaaaattttcaacaaaaatgaGAAAGCGAAG ATCATCACATCACTGCGAACTAT TCTGAAACCAGATTTAGTGTTCCCATCGATCATTCGTAAACGGCGCAAGAAGAAAAACAAGCGGTTACATCGTAAGCCCACCACGTGTTATCAA TGTGGCAAACACTTCGACACTCAAGCGGCGTACACGAAGCACCACCTGGAGGCGCACCCGCGCACCTCCTTCTACTCGCCAGCCGACCGACATATATGCGAGATATGTGGCGCCTCTCTAGCA CCCGGCAGTGTCGCGGTGCATCTCAACATCCACACTCGAGAGACGATATATACATGCGACACGTGCGGGCGACAGTTCCACACCAGCGTCGGTCTGAAGCGACATTTAGTC ACCCACACTGGCGAGAAGAAGTACGTGTGTCGTGAATGCGACAAACGCTTTACGCAGAGCAACAGCTTGAAACTACACATCAATACGTTTCATCTCAAACACCCATATCCTAAACG GAAGAGGCGTCAAAAGAAACCAGAGCTGCAGACTGCCACTGAAGCTGGAGTGACCACCGAAGGCGAGTCGGATCACAGCCTCCCCGAGCCCGAGATACCGGAGCCTCAAATGGGAATAGAACCGGTGCCGAACGCTGTGCCCGTAGTAGATAACGATGCGCAGTATCTGCGACTTTAA
- the LOC115443197 gene encoding PSME3-interacting protein isoform X2 codes for MSSGFISESEILEQRRRRQEEWEKVRTEDQPQEAPEEPYDNRPLYQRLEEQRLKKEAEYEEAHKLKNMIRGLDDDEVGFLDLVERSKAKAAQQISIEEKREMQEFRERVSNLAESEELTRLRAQLAPARTTPTPNANTQKNKLQGLIVRKRKLSEMENDKQKGAPSAKVNGVVAAESVPVPSESPCGALSVAGVLPGLGHYSSHSDSSSDTSDSSDDDLDDDTCCKRDLLGRRPDQSGDKSKTDAKS; via the exons atgAGTTCCGGATTTATATCGGAAAGTGAGATCTTGGAGCAGCGGCGTCGCAGACAAGAGGAATGGGAGAAAGTCCGCACAGAAGACCAACCGCAAG AGGCTCCAGAGGAACCATATGACAACAGACCCTTGTACCAACGGCTAGAAGAGCAGAGACTGAAAAAAGAAGCAGAATATGAAGAGGCGCACAAACTca AAAATATGATTCGTGGATTAGATGACGATGAAGTGGGATTTCTTGATTTGGTGGAGAGGTCTAAGGCCAAAGCAGCGCAACAGATCTCCATTGAGGAGAAGAGGGAGATGCAGGAGTTCAG GGAGCGCGTGTCCAACCTGGCTGAGAGTGAGGAGCTGACGCGACTTCGCGCCCAGCTTGCGCCGGCGCGTACTACACCAACCCCAAACGCAAACACACAGAAAAACAAACTGCAGGGG TTAATTGTAAGGAAGCGAAAATTAAGCGAAATGGAAAATGACAAGCAGAAGGGCGCGCCGAGTGCTAAAGTCAACGGAGTGGTCGCTGC CGAGTCCGTCCCGGTGCCGAGCGAGTCGCCGTGCGGCGCGCTGTCGGTGGCGGGCGTGCTGCCGGGCCTGGGCCACTACAGCAGCCACTCCGACTCCTCCAGCGACACCAGCGACTCCAGCGACGACGACCTTGAC GACGACACATGCTGCAAGCGCGATCTGCTGGGCCGCAGACCGGACCAGTCCGGCGACAAATCCAAAACCGACGCCAAGAGCTAG
- the LOC115443197 gene encoding PSME3-interacting protein isoform X1, translating to MSSGFISESEILEQRRRRQEEWEKVRTEDQPQEAPEEPYDNRPLYQRLEEQRLKKEAEYEEAHKLKNMIRGLDDDEVGFLDLVERSKAKAAQQISIEEKREMQEFRERVSNLAESEELTRLRAQLAPARTTPTPNANTQKNKLQGLIVRKRKLSEMENDKQKGAPSAKVNGVVAAESVPVCSESVPVPSESPCGALSVAGVLPGLGHYSSHSDSSSDTSDSSDDDLDDDTCCKRDLLGRRPDQSGDKSKTDAKS from the exons atgAGTTCCGGATTTATATCGGAAAGTGAGATCTTGGAGCAGCGGCGTCGCAGACAAGAGGAATGGGAGAAAGTCCGCACAGAAGACCAACCGCAAG AGGCTCCAGAGGAACCATATGACAACAGACCCTTGTACCAACGGCTAGAAGAGCAGAGACTGAAAAAAGAAGCAGAATATGAAGAGGCGCACAAACTca AAAATATGATTCGTGGATTAGATGACGATGAAGTGGGATTTCTTGATTTGGTGGAGAGGTCTAAGGCCAAAGCAGCGCAACAGATCTCCATTGAGGAGAAGAGGGAGATGCAGGAGTTCAG GGAGCGCGTGTCCAACCTGGCTGAGAGTGAGGAGCTGACGCGACTTCGCGCCCAGCTTGCGCCGGCGCGTACTACACCAACCCCAAACGCAAACACACAGAAAAACAAACTGCAGGGG TTAATTGTAAGGAAGCGAAAATTAAGCGAAATGGAAAATGACAAGCAGAAGGGCGCGCCGAGTGCTAAAGTCAACGGAGTGGTCGCTGC CGAGTCGGTCCCGGTGTGTAGCGAGTCCGTCCCGGTGCCGAGCGAGTCGCCGTGCGGCGCGCTGTCGGTGGCGGGCGTGCTGCCGGGCCTGGGCCACTACAGCAGCCACTCCGACTCCTCCAGCGACACCAGCGACTCCAGCGACGACGACCTTGAC GACGACACATGCTGCAAGCGCGATCTGCTGGGCCGCAGACCGGACCAGTCCGGCGACAAATCCAAAACCGACGCCAAGAGCTAG
- the LOC115443198 gene encoding guanine nucleotide exchange factor MSS4 homolog: MSEVENKEGPAEEEQKDDYVQDGRNKYVVKCKFCGSKMLDKKSGKYMEAEKELPLMRQDNNRKEGEIQSETIKEFYHVENMYTFENIGFTHTVANHKYLSCADCDAGPVGYYDMDTKHSYVAISRIVHS; the protein is encoded by the exons ATGTCTGAAGTAGAAAACAAAGAAGGCCCAGCCGAGGAGGAACAAAAAGACGACTATGTACAAGATGGAAGGAACAAGTATGTTGTGAAATGTAAATTTTGCGGTTCAAAGATGCTGGACAAGAAATCAGGAAAATATATGGAAGCAGAG AAAGAATTACCACTAATGCGACAAGACAACAACCGAAAAGAGGGCGAAATCCAAAGCGAGACGATAAAAGAGTTCTACCACGTCGAAAACATGTATACGTTTGAAAATATCGGTTTTACGCACACAGTTGCAAACCACAAGTATTTAAGTTGTGCTGATTGTGACGCAGGACCCGTAGGCTATTACGATATGGACACCAAACACAGTTACGTTGCAATATCTAGGATTGTCCATTCCTAA